The window CCACTCAATGGATTCGTCGATGGCGATGGGAATTACTGCTACGAGACGGAACCCGGGGATTTCCGGGTTATCGGCGACGGGGACCTGACCGAATCGAAACGCCGACTCGACGACCTCGTCGAGGGAATCGAGAAACGTGACCTGGGGGATGCGAATTTCGAGGTCTCAGATGGGGTGAGAGCACGACTCGAAGAACTAGGCTATGCCTAAATGGGATACGCTGTCGCCTTTCGGTCGTTAGCGTGGATATGTGACCGGTTCGAACGATGTTCGAACGGTTTTTGAAACGGTCCGAGAGTGGCGAAGAACCCGATAATCGTTTCATAACCATACCTGTCCGGCCCGTGCAGTCTATCTGCCTGTAAATGAAAGAGAAATTCGAAGAAGCCATCGGTGACGTCGAGCGACGAGATGTTCTAAGGGGGGCCGGTATTGCTGGCGGTGCGGGCGTTCTTGGTGTCGGGTTATACGGAGCAACCAGGGACGACCCGGGTCCCGAGGACCCGCCGGAAACGCCCGACGGAACCGAGGAACCTACCGAGGAGCCTGATGAACCGCCACCGGAAGAGCGGTTCGATACCGTTGTGAACGCTGTCGAAGCCGGTGCCGATCCGGACGGGAACGAACCGATCAACTTCCTCTTCGAGGAGTACGACGACGACAGCACGCTGTTCGTCTTTCAGTCCGGGACCTACGAGATGGAACCGTTCCAGATAGCCGACCGGACGCAGGTCGGTCTCGTGAAATCGGGGGACGAACGCCCGCGATTCGTCCCTACGGAGGGGGGCTGTCGTGGCGGTCATCCCTACGTCTTCTTCAACGGCGTCGGCGACCTGTTACTCGAGGACATTCGGTTCGATTTCCGCGATACCGACAGCGGTGGGCCCTTACATTTCTATCTCGAGGGCGAGTCGACGATTCGGAACGTCACCTACGAGGGGAGTTGTGAGAACCAGCTCGGAATCGTCAGAATAGATGTCAATGACCCCGACGGCTCCGCGCTCGTCGAGAACTTCCATTCCGTGAACATTCGAGGTGACAAAAAAATCACGGGGATGTACGTAAGCGACAACCACTCGGGTGAACTGACGTTCCGGGACTGCCAAGTGAACGGGTTTTCGGATAATGGCCTCTACGCTTCGGCTCCCGGCGCCCCCAACGGTGGTGATGGCCTGGTTAAC of the Natronomonas halophila genome contains:
- a CDS encoding right-handed parallel beta-helix repeat-containing protein, encoding MKEKFEEAIGDVERRDVLRGAGIAGGAGVLGVGLYGATRDDPGPEDPPETPDGTEEPTEEPDEPPPEERFDTVVNAVEAGADPDGNEPINFLFEEYDDDSTLFVFQSGTYEMEPFQIADRTQVGLVKSGDERPRFVPTEGGCRGGHPYVFFNGVGDLLLEDIRFDFRDTDSGGPLHFYLEGESTIRNVTYEGSCENQLGIVRIDVNDPDGSALVENFHSVNIRGDKKITGMYVSDNHSGELTFRDCQVNGFSDNGLYASAPGAPNGGDGLVNVIGGTYRNNNIANVRLGSTGAKAQDVTVVVDGETTGWGQLNARGIRLRNKSGQRIDNCEISFEADAADSFGAVVIHGSNGGGTVTDTDIRLDRDDVPAVRAFPPKDEPDQTPVFDGVSITGDAGSGVIAEIAGRDGTVFRNCTIEQSGADRRGFLFRDSQNCRIVDSSIAVGKQPATLDDSSLTIENTTIATANDEQFFEELQLEDESLTL